DNA from Helicoverpa zea isolate HzStark_Cry1AcR chromosome 22, ilHelZeax1.1, whole genome shotgun sequence:
GTGATGGTGCTTTGAAAAACCATGTTTCATTTGGTCGTCCACGTCAAACGAGTACAAATCAAGACAGAAATATAGTGCATCGAGCTATTAGCAATCGTTTTATAAACTCCAGGAGTATGTCTGTTGAATTTGGTACATCATAGAGCACAATTAGACGTGTCGCCTGCAAGAACATGGGATACGCCACCGTATTCCTGCTAAAAAGCCTACATTAACACTAAGGCTTAAAGCGCAGCGTTTACAATTCGCACGAAATTATTTAAGTTTCAATTTTGATAATGTGATCTTTgtatatgaaaatgttttttgttcgtCTGCCCAGGGACGCTTATCTCTATACCGAACATCGAACACAAGGTATGATGAAAGAAATGTCCTCCCTAACAACCGCAGTGGCCGCATCGCCTTAGGCTAgccgctgattgcaacttttcgtcaccgtgactttttgtcacttagtcaagtgcaatgaaaactatactgagtgcgctcattatggtgacaaataaactcttttgcaaaaaaagcacctatgcgaaatcttggttttaaggactttgcattatttgaaagggttttaataactgtaggatgttactagcatcaaaagagtTATCCAGGCATTCgcgagagtgtattctaaatttgaatttttgagaaatgctaagaaactggttaaaCCTTGCTTGGGACAAATTTctggtagaaagttcgtcggcgttttgaaaagtttttgacgtgattttcagaaaactgataatgcagttttaatttatGATTAATGGACCTTtcttttacatcaaaacattttttaagaactatGCGTCTTTGATAAAATTGTCACCTGCTCTAAACGGTCTACAATGATGGttaatggcaatgttaagagctttggtatttttgtgtaaagcgttctattgtttagatacctttctcataaataaacacaatttagaggagtctcagtactttgggctgcgacaaaaccaatttaaagttagcagtgccgatcacaactcatCTCCTATCAGACTTTGACATTTCGCAGCTGCGTCTCTTATGCGTGAAAAGAggcagcgctcagcataaatgctgtatctcgcacacgcaggcacgaAACAACAGCGCTGACCCACCACATGACCTTGCCTCGGGACTATACAATCTAGACGCCGTTTCGGCACGAatccagtaaataaataaatagtaacaatgaatataaaacaaaccatagacaaaacaaaacaatacgaGAATATCAAGACAAAAGACATAGACAAAAACTTGTGAATAATAAAAAGTTGACCAGTGAGCGTCTCAGACCGAGCGCGGCAAGTGAAATGTCAGAAATGTGTCAAAGATCTAGCTAGGTTAACCGGCTAATTCAATTGCACGAGAGATATTTTGTTATGCAATTATATTGGCGGAAATTGTATCGAGTGATGTAATAAGTGTATTGTGTTGTGAGGTTGTGAGTGGATACGTTTATTGTGTGAATCATAAGTATTAATGTGGTGTGGGGCGAACATGTTAAAGCTGACCCGTAGCGGATGACCATGCGATACAGTGTGTGAAATGCTTTCCAAGGATAATTCAAGGTAAGAACAAAATAGAATACGAAATAGTGGGAAACAATGTCAAGACAATTGAAAcaaatattgtgaaataaaataatatgaaattgaatttaaatgtaAGAATTTATTGTGATACCAATTTTTCGCACTTTAAACAGATAATTATTAGTCTTAACGGGACTTAGCACGAACTtttcatttatgtttttttttaatcatgcGCAACCACAGTGGATGTAACTACATCGAAACGAGTcctaataaaactaatattatacatataataatatatttaggtaGAAAAAGATTTAATAAATTTAGGTATAGTATAATATCATAATTAACCAgacagtttttaattaatgttgaatcccaccaaaaacattaaatgtaaaaaaagccaatcctctacgcaattcctccaccaagtcaatattattgtaaagtgaacgaaactattgatatggtcacaaaatattgatttattattacaaataaagttgaacaggacttggcttctatgcgatctcaaaactttttacggtggaggaattgcgtagaggattggctttttttacatttaatgtttttggtgggatctaatttattttttgtaggtctccttcttctctaagtatataataaattaaattaacttacatgcaactaactaaatatataacaaactaaatatgtagaCCTAAActagcacgtaaacaacatttttttaaaataaattaaacaatttcgaaattgtcgaattttttaatcgaatatcttttagaataaaagagatttatttcagaggtagatggcgctatcacatgaaattgttttttttttttaactaaaaaccgtaccgcgatttagaccaggacaacgccatctatcgagcgagcatgcagtatttagTTTTGGATGTAATTAATTCTTTTAAATTCTTATCCAGATTTTCACGTCCAAGTCGTAAAAATGGATCCGATTTGTTCAAAACAATCGCTGTGAAGAGACCTGGCTACCATCCGATCATAGTAACATATGTTCGTTGCATTTTCATGAGGATGATAAGTAAGTTACGAAAGAGTGAAGGCATTTTCTAAAGAAGTCTGCTGTGCCCTATGAAGATGTGTgtatccatataattttaaatatttgatgctCCGTTTGTATTAATTCCGAGTATGGGGACAACATTTCATTTAGCCGTCACTAACACTGTGTTGTTTGTTTTAGCAAGACAATTTGTGTCATGGAGCCATTGAGCCGATTTCAGAACCTGTCAGTGAGTCCGAATCGGTTGTTGATACCCCAAGAAAAATCATCCTGAGACGTCAAATTCGGAACATGAAGTCGGCGTTTGGGCGTAACGCAAGGCTCGATTCTAGggccatttttatttcttgtgtacattaatgacttgccatattatttaaaatcattgtgtgatgtagtattgtttgctgatgacacgtctctaatttttaaagttgataggaatagagtagattttgatgacgtgaattcgTGTCTGTCATTAGTAACGCACTGGTTCACAGCCCATAATTTGGTTTCGAATGCGAAGAAAaccaaatgtattaaatttgctttgccaAACGTGAAAAATCTCGGCCCAGTGTAATTTTAAACAATGAGGAAATTGAAACGGTCCAAGCTACCACTTTTCTAGAAATAACtgtagactccaaaattcaatggggtgagcatataactggccTCACGAATAGactaagctctgctgcgtacgctgtcagaaaggtaagagctctcaccgatgtagccacggcgcgtttagtgtacttcAGTTATTTCCACAGTGTTATGgcctacggaattcttatgtggggcaatgctgccgacaTGGAAAATGTCTTCGTGTTACAGAAGCGCGCTATCCGTGCTATATACCGACTAGGTACTAGAGTCTCCCTaagggaaaggtttaaggatattggtgttctgactgtggcgtctcaatatatttatgccaatataatatatgtaaggcAAAACGTAGAGTTATTTAGTAAAAAGAGTGACGTGCACAATttcaacactagaaataaacataaattaaccgCATCCAACTTTCGATTGCATAAAGTGCACGGTTCGTTTATGGGCCTTTGtatacgcatttataatagaatCCCAGTTCATTTGCTAGaactaacggacagttcttttaaaatcaaaattaaggatattctgattaaaaaggcctattataacattaatgattatttcacagatacacgcagatggcagctctgaagtggacaacaagtgtttttatatatattttttgtgactaatattgaattgtataattgtaatttaattataattaaattgtaatagacagctgtgttgctgggaagtttgttcttcaccacttcttcttcccagccataacactaggaagtggtgaaaggggggcgttttgggggtgctgtctttttgtattatttgacgtgaaaaagtgctaaaaactagcctattttcaataaacagttttgactttgacttggctaaaaaaaaaatatcagaaaaatgtaagaaagttcaacaaaaattatattcattaaaGCTCCTTGTAAactcattaaaaacaaaatttccaCTCGGTGAGGTAGCTGAGAATAATTTACTGGCAAAGGCAGAGTTACTCGAAATCTATAAAAGAATGTCAAAGTGTAAAAAAGAATAGTGAAACCTCTTTAAAATATCCTCCATTATTACGTTTTACATTGAATATTCATTACTACTCGCCAGCTGCATACAAATATGTGAGAGATATGTACGGCAATCTTCTACCACACACAAGAACTCTCAGTCGCTGGTATGGAACAATTAATGCTGAGCCAGGATTTACAAAATAATCGTTTGAAGCTCTAAAAAAGAAAAGTACTTAAAGTCAGCAACCTCTGATATGCAATCTAGTATTCGATGATATGGCTATTAGACGCCAAAAGCTTTTTCACAATCAACAGAAGCTTGGTGCTGTAAATTTTGGTGCTGGTCCTCAAGAAGGAGATGGATATTTATGTTGGTGTCAATGACTGAAAATTGTAAACTTCTTGTAGGTCATTTTTTAATATCAGGAATAACTGCAGAAACGAAAGCTAATTTAATCACTACATGCTTGCATAAATGTCATGACGCTGGAGTTACAGTCGTAAGCATGACATTTGATGCATACAGCATCAAAGTATTTTGGTTTTGACTTTCATACCATATCACAAGAACTTGAAGAAAAGGATCCGTTGGATGTCAGGGAACGATGCAAGAACTTTTTATGTTCTCTGGCCGTGCAAATTCAAAAGGGGCTTCCGGATCACTGTTGAAGACGGATCCTGATTTGCACCCAAGGTTTGCTCCATCTCAATtcacacccgatataaaactaatattaaatcACATTCAGCGAACTCATATATATGGCAAGAAAAATGACATTGAGTCTGAGTGGAACCATTTAGAGCCGCCGTACACGGACTGCTTCAAGCAGTTGAGACCGACTGCTTAAAGCCATGGTATAAATTCATTTTGTTTATAGGTTATGTATGTGTATTCTCATGTAAGGAACACTTCTCataatttctttttcagatcATCTCGTGCGTCATACGGGGATGATGCAATTAGCTACGTGCAATTAAAACGTGACGGAAAACTTTGCaccataaaatgtaaaatatgtccAGAGCATAAAGTGCGCTCCAAACTATACACAGTGACATTAGTTATTGACGAAGAAGAGGACTTGATTTGTTCCTTAGAGTGCCATGACTGCGTAGCTTCCCATGGCGGTTGCAAGCATGCCATAGCGTTTGTCATGTGGATTCATCGCAGGAGTGAAGAGCCATCATGCACGTCCACTGAGTGTTATTGGAAAAAGTCGAAACTGTCACAAGTTGGTACCAGTCTTAAATGCATAACTGCAAAAGAAATGTTCAAGGGCTGTCCTAGTTTGTCATCGAATTCGAGTGTGCTTGCAAAGTATTTACACAaagcaagtaaaataaaaattgaggactgtgaattattaaaatatcagcCCAACTCAAACCTTTCAGATACAGCATTAGTTTCAATGCATCAACTTGTGTttaaatttaaagaaaaatgttctgaaatatttattcaaaatgttAATATACCAGATATTACTATCAGAAAAGTTGAAAAAGAAACTAGAAATCAATACAAAAGCAGACTATGGTATGAACTGCGGTATGGCCGAATAACCGCATCTAGAGCTGTCGAAGTAAGTCGCTGTAAGACCCCAGATGGCACATTAATATCAACAATTATGGGTGGACAGATACCAGACACACCAGCAATGAGAAGAGGAAGGATTTTAGAAGACTCGGTGAGGCAAATTTTGCAACGaaagttaaagaaaacaattagAACGTGTGGGCTAATATTGAACTCAAAATATCCTATGATCGCTGGATCACCAGATGGTATCTGTGAAGAATACATAATAGAAATTAAGTGCCCTACAAGTGcaaaaacttttatgaattaTATAAAAGATGGGAAAACTACTGAAAGATATTATTATCAAATCCAAATTCAACTAGTACTATAATTCTAATAGTACTAGTACTATTCTAGTACTTGGCTGATTTAAAAAAGTGCATATTTTGTGTAGCTGATCCTAAAAGTGAAAACAAGAAAATTTAAATGTTATATGTTGATTATGATGAAAaatttgttgtaaatattatagaaaCCAATTTGGTTCCATTTTGGCAAAACAATGTATATCCATTATTATATCAAAGTATAAACAACTCCTAACTAGGTTTTGTTTATACTTTGATATAATAATGGATATACTAGGTTTAATATTCATGAtactttttgtataaaaaatttataataaataaaacaaggcatcatttgaagttttatttaattagagaATCTTGCAAATTAATTAAAGCACATGCTATAGTAATAATATCATCTAATATTTTTACATGATTTGTATTGACACATGCATGTGGTCTTAACATATTAAATTCTCTCAAACGCCGTATCACACGTTCCACATGTATTCTTAAACTAGCAATTTGTTTCGTTTGCTTAGCCTCAACCTTACTTAGTTTTCCACCCGATTGTACACTTGGAGGTCTAACTAATTGAACcacaaactttaataaaaactgttcaATGTGTTTGAACCCTCTGTCTGCCATTACAACCATTCCTTTTTCTaaagtatttacaaaatcaCAGGATTCTACCAAGCATGTATCCGTTGTTCTGCCCCCAAATCCTTGCTATATGTAGTTCACTAATCCATTTGGAGTGcaagatattaaatatttaattgtattggcttttttatattcaGACCAAGTTAATGTTTGGTTGACTGACTTAGATGGCTTTTGCACCTCGATTTCTAAACAGTCAATAATGCAGCTaacgttataatatttatgcctAAATGCCATGGGCAGGgtttttctatttaattctTTATCTATGTTCACAATGAATGGACGCAACACACTTGCTAAtataagaacattttttttaaaaaaaatggtatcaTTCGATGGTGTCATTGCAAAGTCATCAGCTAGTTCTTGATTTTTAGTGTCtaagcgatttttttttcaaacataacataaaattttcTGTTGAAATATTGGTTTCTTTACTTATTATGTCCAATAAAAAGTAACTGCTTTTGGGTATCACTATCTGAGTTATCTTCTTCCCATAATAACTTCTTTGATATTCCAGATCCAGATGGTCGTGATAGTTTAGGTTGTACATGTTCAACTTTAAATGGAGATGTAGAAACATTTTTGCTATATCTGAATGGTGAAGGTGGTGAAGCTGCCTGGTCCATTGATTTCTTTTGTGTTTGAGTAGCTTTGCTTCTGTATTTCTTTGTCAGCAATACTTGTACACAtttatttgctgtttttttaGGTTCTTGTAAAATTCCTCCGATCATGTGTGAATCTGAAGAAAATAATAGTGGttccatataaatatttatagaaatatacaTCATAAATATAGTATTAAAAATGATGTACtactattgtaaatattaaaatagtcaGCTAATGAGTTGGTACATGAGAATACCTGAATTTGTAACAGAAGATTCTCCTTGAACTGAACTAGTGCTGGAAATGCTGCTCTCAACTGTTTTATTTAAGCAATCTTCTGTTTTTCTAGTTTTTTGTAAATCTGAAAAGAAATAGATGATGAAAATGGATTTATTCCAGATAAATTTAATAGTTAAACACTTATTGTTTtagaggtttttatttatttatttaatttcatgaacATTTGTACAGAGGCGGACTTATACCTAAAGATTATCTACTAGTCAACCTTCAGGTGATTTGGAGACGTTGGGCAcacactttaaaaataaatacactcttttgcaaaaaaaaacgggcacctatgcgaaatcttagttttaaggactttacgtgtatttcaaagggttttaatgattgtagtaagtttctagcatcaaaagagttagccgagcatgcgtgagagtgtattctaaatttgaattttgtacaattgctaagaaattggttaaaccttgttttggactaattactgacagaaagttcgtcggtgttttgaaaagtttttgaagtgattttcaggaaaatgataatggagttttaattaatgattaatgtacttttttgttagatcaaaacatttttgaaaaactatgcgtatttgataaaattttcacctgctctaaatgggctatactgatgattgatggcaatgttaagagtttcagtattttagtgtaaagcgtttctaatgtttagatattgtacccacgcgATTCAAAAAATcactttttcataaataaacactatttagaagAGTATCAGTACCTTTGGCTGCGattaaaccaatttaaagtaagcagtgcccaTCACAACTCTTCTCCTATCggactttgacatttaaaacaTACCAAactttgtgataaatgttaaaattaaccacatgaaaaatgatgaggagggttaaagctatctaaaaagtcaaCATATTGCCACGTTGAAGCTCTCAATAACTCCATAagtatcgggttactaaacgatgatttagcttaaagggagtcaagaattcaaagtTATTGgccaaacgtatgtttcttaagaaatgagcagatacccaattattgttatgatttaagcaggaaagtgctgtagatgccAGAAAATCTCGatgcaggcaagtttatttaataaaatgtccgtgggatgaaaacacgctatttgaacgctcagactcatagatcttcaggggtctacggagtttcccaagcgACGAGGTTGTTTAAAAATctgtgattacgagaccttaagacctcgtgctcacagtctatgcgctattttctgtaatttttagaatttcaagacttttaaaaatgtcaaagtcctataggagacgagttgtgatgggcactgcttactttaaattggtttaatCGCAGCCAAAGGTACTGATACTcttctaaatagtgtttatttatgaaaaagcgatattttaaaacacgtgggtacaatatctaaacaatagaacgctttacactaaaataccgaaactcttaatattgccatcaatcatcagtatagcccatttagagtaggtgaaaattttatcaaatacgcatagtttttcaaaaatgttttgatctaacaaaaaagtacattaatcattaattaaaactgcattatcattttcctgaaaatcacttcaaaaacttttcaaaacaccgacgaactttctgccagtaattagtccaaaacaaggtttaaccaatttcttagcaattgtacaaaattcaaatttagaatacactctcacgcatgctcggctaactcttttgatgctagaaacatactacaatcattaaaaccctttgaaattcacgtaaagtccttaaaaataagatttcgcataggtgcccgttttttgcaaaagagtttatatatAAATTAAGTACTTTAAATAATCtcaatatcaattatttatgCTTATATTGAACCTTATAAGATAGATCAAAATAATGTACTACAGTGCTGTACAACATACACATTAAAAATGTCTGTAAATAAGTTGGTAACAGAACATGAATTTACCTTCATTAATAACTGGAGATTTTTCTTGAACTGGAGTAGTTTTGGCAATGCTGCTGTCTGTTTTATTTAAGCACTCTGCTATTATAGTCATCCTTTGTCTTTTTAGAGCACATGGTCGTTCCAAACTACTGCTTGCTCGTTTTCTTCTATCTGGTTGACAATCAAATTTACTAGGTAAAATATCTGGTTTCATCCGAACTTGCGATACAAATCCCATGACATGATATTCCATGTAATTTTCCATATCATTTGGCAACTACATCTTTCTCTTTCTTTACTTTGCacagtttgtttgaaaaagagTGAGATAAAATACTTGACGTAATGCGACGTATCTCAATGGCTCGATCTTTCTGCGAATATGCATTAACTCATTAAGTCACCGTAGTTTGTCGACATCGCGCAGTTTGCTCTGCGATTTAAGTCATGTGTGATTGTTTTTAGAAGCTGCCAAGGTATGCAATGGTTTTTACTTTGTTATTTGacgtttttttactgttttaaaaCATACTTCATTTGTGGAAAAccacttttattat
Protein-coding regions in this window:
- the LOC124641462 gene encoding uncharacterized protein LOC124641462; the protein is MGKKRRRKDNLIDVPPDVNRPESTDSDSELSVVSACSNMKVEEPKDKYAICKIKGYARKYPEDFNPYMPIGSITTKIMPIPPRHVLSTHEIADALEAFDDDEDVQGIDIYMDPPCDGTISDGDSGEEDCDSLNRLNRHQLLAPAEMVLRQRDEPFEDNTSIDEVIASPSPSSEHLESISTPSGPSLHRSRRSRPVEIPTMITDSERSFSNVRTNRTPRGDGPSSERSRQANMRPRKWIKRDLCTQQSEWSPPLPRAVLTLTKESEPIEFFELFFSEDVIRSSRASYGDDAISYVQLKRDGKLCTIKCKICPEHKVRSKLYTVTLVIDEEEDLICSLECHDCVASHGGCKHAIAFVMWIHRRSEEPSCTSTECYWKKSKLSQVGTSLKCITAKEMFKGCPSLSSNSSVLAKYLHKASKIKIEDCELLKYQPNSNLSDTALVSMHQLVFKFKEKCSEIFIQNVNIPDITIRKVEKETRNQYKSRLWYELRYGRITASRAVEVSRCKTPDGTLISTIMGGQIPDTPAMRRGRILEDSVRQILQRKLKKTIRTCGLILNSKYPMIAGSPDGICEEYIIEIKCPTSAKTFMNYIKDGKTTERYYYQIQIQLVL
- the LOC124641483 gene encoding uncharacterized protein LOC124641483, encoding MENYMEYHVMGFVSQVRMKPDILPSKFDCQPDRRKRASSSLERPCALKRQRMTIIAECLNKTDSSIAKTTPVQEKSPVINEDLQKTRKTEDCLNKTVESSISSTSSVQGESSVTNSDSHMIGGILQEPKKTANKCVQVLLTKKYRSKATQTQKKSMDQAASPPSPFRYSKNVSTSPFKVEHVQPKLSRPSGSGISKKLLWEEDNSDSDTQKQLLFIGHNK